GTGTTGGATATGCAGGAGGGGTTCGGACACCTCACCACCCCTACAATCAGGTCCGGCATGTCGACGGTGTACTTCTCGACGACCCGCTGGTCCCGGATGATGTTGATCGTCGCCCCGGGGGCTATGAGGGAGATCTTGTTCACCTCCTCCTCCTTCAGCTCCCGGTCCTCCACCTTCACGATGTCCTTTTTGCCGGACCTGCGGCTGGAGACGTTCATCAGGACGCTTATCGTAGCCTCCGTCGTCCGATCTATCCCCAGGATCCTGAGGACGTTGAGGGCCTGCCCCGGCGGGATGTGGTCGATGACGGTCCCGTTCCCGATGGGGGTCACCCTCAGCTTCATATCGGTCTCAGTCAACGCGATTCCCCCATCAGCATCTTGAGGAGGGCCATCCTCACCGGGACGCCGTAGAAGGACTGCTGGAAGTAGACGGCGTGGCCGGTCCCGTCCACCTCGGGGGCGATCTCGTCGACCCGGGGGAGGGGGTGCATGATGATCAGCCCTTCCTTCGCTCCTTTCAGGCTCTCGGGGGCGATCCTGTAGCTCTTTGCCACCTTGGTGTACTCGTAGGGGTCGGGGAACCTCTCCCTCTGGATCCGGGTGACGTAGAGGACGTCCACCTCTTTGATCACGGATTCGAGGTCGTGGGTCTCCCGGACGATCGTCCCCTTCCCCGCCAGATCCGCCTTGATCTGCCCCGGCATCTCCAGAGTCGGGGGGGAGACGAGGGTGATGTCGGCGCCGTAGAGGGCGAGGGCGTAGGCGAGGGAGTGGACGGTCCGGCCGTACTTCAGGTCACCGACGAGGGCGATCTTCAGGTCGTCGAGGCTGCTCTCCTTCCGGATGGTGTAGAGATCGAGGAGGGTCTGGGTGGGGTGGTGGCCGGCGCCGTCCCCGGCGTTGAGGACGGGGACCGGCGAGAACTGGGCCGCCAGGCGGGCCGAGCCCTCCTTGGGGTGGCGGATCACCAGGGCGTCGGCGTATCCTCCGATCACCCGGATGGTGTCCGCCAGGGACTCCCCCTTGGCGATCGCCGAGCCCTCGGCAGGGCCCAGGTTAAGGGTCTTGCCCCCGAGGCGCATCATCGCCGTCTCGAAGGAGAGGCGGGTCCTGGTGGACGGCTCGAAGAAGAGGAGGGCGAGGATCTTTCCGGAGAGGACGTCGCACCT
The sequence above is drawn from the Methanothrix harundinacea 6Ac genome and encodes:
- the pyrI gene encoding aspartate carbamoyltransferase regulatory subunit, with product MTETDMKLRVTPIGNGTVIDHIPPGQALNVLRILGIDRTTEATISVLMNVSSRRSGKKDIVKVEDRELKEEEVNKISLIAPGATINIIRDQRVVEKYTVDMPDLIVGVVRCPNPSCISNTREPIKSQILVKSKNPVILRCVYCEQPIAEKIADYLI
- the pyrB gene encoding aspartate carbamoyltransferase, with amino-acid sequence MFGKRHVLSMREFSREEIDSVLDLAEALEPYARGGRCDVLSGKILALLFFEPSTRTRLSFETAMMRLGGKTLNLGPAEGSAIAKGESLADTIRVIGGYADALVIRHPKEGSARLAAQFSPVPVLNAGDGAGHHPTQTLLDLYTIRKESSLDDLKIALVGDLKYGRTVHSLAYALALYGADITLVSPPTLEMPGQIKADLAGKGTIVRETHDLESVIKEVDVLYVTRIQRERFPDPYEYTKVAKSYRIAPESLKGAKEGLIIMHPLPRVDEIAPEVDGTGHAVYFQQSFYGVPVRMALLKMLMGESR